The following are encoded in a window of Centroberyx gerrardi isolate f3 chromosome 1, fCenGer3.hap1.cur.20231027, whole genome shotgun sequence genomic DNA:
- the chrna5 gene encoding neuronal acetylcholine receptor subunit alpha-5, whose amino-acid sequence MLRAGGAATSLALLLLLPLLCCCHLCHSLRIPKLSSYAKTEDKLLKYLFRNYQKWVRPVEYLNETVRVKFGLAISQLVDVNEKNQFMTTNVWMKQEWLDMKLRWNPDDYLGITTIRVPSDTIWIPDIVLYDNSDGRFEGTVTKAVVKYDGTISWTPPANYKSACTIDVTFFPFDLQNCSMKFGSWTYDGSQVDILLEDFHVDKRDYFDNGEWEIVKATGSRGLRTDGSSSYPTITYSFIIRRLPLFYTLFLIIPCIGLSFLTILVFYLPSNGGEKISLCTSVLVSLTVFLLVIEEIIPSSSKVIPLIGEYLVFTMIFVTLSIIITVFAINIHHRSSSTHHGMAPWVRRIFLHRLPKLLCMRSHVDRYATAGVTKAGLAGRGGAEGVLGLGTMKGSAPESAPLLYTRHNLQSALDSIRYITMHVVKENEVREVVQDWKFVAQVLDRMFLWAFLLVSILGSALLFIPVIYKWANIIVPNHAESSV is encoded by the exons ATGCTGAGAGCAGGAGGGGCAGCCACCTCTCttgccctgctgctgctgctgccgttgTTGTGCTGTTGCCACCTGTGCCACTCATTGC GGATCCCAAAACTCTCCTCCTATGCAAAAACAGAGGACAAGTTGTTAAAATACCTCTTCAGAAACTACCAGAAATGGGTTCGTCCAGTGGAATACCTAAATGAGACGGTCCGCGTGAAATTTGGACTTGCCATCTCCCAGCTAGTTGATGTG AATGAAAAAAACCAGTTCATGACAACGAATGTGTGGATGAAACAG GAATGGCTCGACATGAAGCTTAGATGGAACCCTGATGACTACCTGGGCATCACAACTATCCGAGTCCCATCTGACACCATCTGGATCCCTGACATTGTGCTGTATGATAA TTCAGATGGCCGCTTTGAAGGTACTGTCACCAAGGCTGTTGTTAAGTATGACGGTACCATATCATGGACGCCACCGGCCAATTACAAGTCAGCCTGCACCATTGATGTCACCTTCTTCCCCTTTGACCTCCAGAACTGCTCCATGAAGTTTGGCTCCTGGACCTACGATGGCTCACAG GTGGACATCCTTCTGGAAGACTTCCACGTGGACAAGCGGGACTATTTTGATAACGGTGAATGGGAGATAGTGAAGGCCACAGGCAGCCGTGGTCTGAGGACAGATGGCAGCTCTTCCTATCCCACCATCACCTACTCCTTCATCATCCGCAGGTTGCCGCTCTTCTACaccctcttcctcatcatcccCTGCATTGGCCTGTCCTTCCTCACTATCCTCGTCTTCTATTTGCCCTCCAACGGCGGCGAGAAGATCTCCCTCTGCACCTCGGTTCTGGTGTCCCTCACCGTTTTCCTCCTGGTCATCGAGGAGATCATCCCTTCCTCCTCAAAGGTTATCCCTCTCATCGGGGAGTACCTGGTCTTCACCATGATCTTCGTCACGctctccatcatcatcactgtctttGCCATCAACATCCACCATCGCTCGTCTTCAACGCATCACGGCATGGCGCCCTGGGTGAGGAGGATTTTCCTGCATCGGTTGCCTAAGCTTCTGTGTATGCGCAGCCATGTGGACCGTTATGCCACAGCTGGAGTGACCAAGGCAGGACtggcagggagagggggagcggAAGGAGTGCTAGGATTGGGTACAATGAAAGGTTCAGCACCAGAGTCGGCCCCTCTCCTCTACACCCGGCACAACCTGCAGTCAGCTTTGGACTCTATTCGCTATATAACCATGCATGTGGTTAAAGAGAATGAGGTCAGAGAG GTGGTGCAAGACTGGAAGTTTGTAGCCCAGGTTCTGGACCGGATGTTTCTGTGGGCCTTCCTCCTGGTGTCAATCCTGGGCTCCGCTCTACTCTTCATCCCTGTTATTTACAAATGGGCCAACATCATTGTCCCCAACCATGCTGAGAGTAGCGTCTAA
- the LOC139907811 gene encoding UDP-glucuronosyltransferase 2C1-like isoform X1: MQYLTCKDIVLIIIIKYRICQGGKILIVPLEGSHWVNMDIFIKALHSQGHSVTVIRTTKSWYIKEDSPHYDAITIPVTEGVDPDFVNPILRKIIDIERGESSMINFASLQVQMFTAMFNIHRIVCKMATNMFKDKDLMNSLKESKYDLVLTDPAWGAGIMLAHSLKLPLVYNVRWITSGEGHSAISPSPLSYIPMTGSGLSDKMTFVQRVKNQIFYFLWQAQDRFLIRPQYQAVCDEFFGKDVDFYELLQGADLWLMRVDFVFEFPRPTMPNVIYMGGFQCKPANPLPQELEDFVQSSGEHGVIIMSLGTFVSELPGDITNEIAAAFAKLPQKVIWKHKGERPATLGNNTLLVDWMPQNDLLGHPKIRLFVAHGGTNGVQEAMYHGVPVVGLPLFFDQYDNLLRLKERGAAKMLTLATMDKDNNFLEALKEVLHEPSYRMNVQRLSRLHRDQPMKPLDRALFWIEFVMRHKGAAHLRTESYRMPWYSYHSTDVVLTLLATVILISFLPVTFFRFVCLKKYLKRKTKKE, translated from the exons ATGCAGTATCTAACATGCAAAGACATTGTGCTAATCATCATAATCAAGTACAG AATTTGTCAAGGAGGCAAGATTTTGATTGTTCCTTTGGAAGGAAGCCACTGGGTGAACATGGACATCTTTATCAAAGCTCTCCACTCTCAGGGACACTCTGTTACAGTGATACGGACAACTAAAAGCTGGTACATCAAAGAAGACTCTCCACACTACGATGCAATCACCATTCCTGTCACTGAAGGCGTTGATCCTGACTTTGTTAACCCAATCCTCAGAAAAATAATTGATATAGAAAGGGGAGAGAGCTCAATGATAAACTTTGCAAGTTTACAAGTACAGATGTTTACTGCAATGTTTAACATTCATAGAATAGTGTGTAAAATGGCTACTAACATGTTTAAAGACAAAGACTTAATGAATAGTCTAAAGGAGAGTAAGTATGACCTGGTCCTTACCGACCCAGCTTGGGGTGCAGGTATTATGTTGGCTCACTCTCTAAAACTTCCTCTAGTCTATAATGTGCGGTGGATAACTAGTGGAGAAGGACATTCGGCCATTTCGCCTTCTCCTTTATCTTACATACCAATGACTGGCTCAGGACTGTCAGACAAAATGACTTTTGTACAGAGAgtcaaaaatcagattttttacTTTCTCTGGCAAGCTCAGGATAGGTTTTTAATCCGCCCTCAGTATCAAGCTGTTTGTGATGAGTTTTTTGGAAAAGATGTTGACTTTTATGAGTTATTACAGGGGGCTGACCTGTGGCTCATGAGAGTTGACTTTGTGTTCGAGTTCCCTCGCCCAACAATGCCTAACGTTATCTATATGGGAGGGTTTCAATGTAAACCTGCTAATCCTCTTCCTCAAGAATTGGAGGATTTTGTCCAGAGTTCTGGGGAGCATGGAGTCATCATCATGTCTCTCGGGACTTTTGTCAGTGAACTTCCTGGTGACATAACAAATGAGATAGCTGCAGCTTTTGCCAAATTACCTCAGAAAGTCATCTGGAAGCATAAAGGTGAGAGACCAGCCACTTTGGGCAACAACACTTTACTAGTTGACTGGATGCCACAGAATGACCTTTTAGGACATCCTAAGATAAGGCTGTTTGTGGCTCATGGAGGAACAAATGGAGTTCAAGAAGCCATGTATCATGGCGTTCCAGTTGTGGGTCTACCTTTGTTTTTCGACCAATATGACAACCTCCTGcgtctgaaagagagaggagcagctaaGATGTTAACCTTAGCCACAATGGACAAAGACAACAACTTCCTTGAGGCCTTAAAGGAAGTCCTCCATGAACCCTCCTACAGGATGAATGTGCAGAGACTCTCCAGGCTGCACAGAGATCAGCCAATGAAGCCACTGGACCGGGCCCTCTTCTGGATAGAGTTTGTCATGAGACACAAAGGTGCTGCTCACCTGCGTACAGAGTCCTACAGAATGCCTTGGTATTCCTACCACTCTACAGATGTAGTTTTGACTTTGCTGGCTACTGTTATACTGATTTCTTTTCTACCTGTTACATTTTTCAGATTTGTATGTCTTAAGAAAtacttgaaaagaaaaacaaaaaaagaatga
- the LOC139907811 gene encoding UDP-glucuronosyltransferase 2A3-like isoform X2, which translates to MDIFIKALHSQGHSVTVIRTTKSWYIKEDSPHYDAITIPVTEGVDPDFVNPILRKIIDIERGESSMINFASLQVQMFTAMFNIHRIVCKMATNMFKDKDLMNSLKESKYDLVLTDPAWGAGIMLAHSLKLPLVYNVRWITSGEGHSAISPSPLSYIPMTGSGLSDKMTFVQRVKNQIFYFLWQAQDRFLIRPQYQAVCDEFFGKDVDFYELLQGADLWLMRVDFVFEFPRPTMPNVIYMGGFQCKPANPLPQELEDFVQSSGEHGVIIMSLGTFVSELPGDITNEIAAAFAKLPQKVIWKHKGERPATLGNNTLLVDWMPQNDLLGHPKIRLFVAHGGTNGVQEAMYHGVPVVGLPLFFDQYDNLLRLKERGAAKMLTLATMDKDNNFLEALKEVLHEPSYRMNVQRLSRLHRDQPMKPLDRALFWIEFVMRHKGAAHLRTESYRMPWYSYHSTDVVLTLLATVILISFLPVTFFRFVCLKKYLKRKTKKE; encoded by the coding sequence ATGGACATCTTTATCAAAGCTCTCCACTCTCAGGGACACTCTGTTACAGTGATACGGACAACTAAAAGCTGGTACATCAAAGAAGACTCTCCACACTACGATGCAATCACCATTCCTGTCACTGAAGGCGTTGATCCTGACTTTGTTAACCCAATCCTCAGAAAAATAATTGATATAGAAAGGGGAGAGAGCTCAATGATAAACTTTGCAAGTTTACAAGTACAGATGTTTACTGCAATGTTTAACATTCATAGAATAGTGTGTAAAATGGCTACTAACATGTTTAAAGACAAAGACTTAATGAATAGTCTAAAGGAGAGTAAGTATGACCTGGTCCTTACCGACCCAGCTTGGGGTGCAGGTATTATGTTGGCTCACTCTCTAAAACTTCCTCTAGTCTATAATGTGCGGTGGATAACTAGTGGAGAAGGACATTCGGCCATTTCGCCTTCTCCTTTATCTTACATACCAATGACTGGCTCAGGACTGTCAGACAAAATGACTTTTGTACAGAGAgtcaaaaatcagattttttacTTTCTCTGGCAAGCTCAGGATAGGTTTTTAATCCGCCCTCAGTATCAAGCTGTTTGTGATGAGTTTTTTGGAAAAGATGTTGACTTTTATGAGTTATTACAGGGGGCTGACCTGTGGCTCATGAGAGTTGACTTTGTGTTCGAGTTCCCTCGCCCAACAATGCCTAACGTTATCTATATGGGAGGGTTTCAATGTAAACCTGCTAATCCTCTTCCTCAAGAATTGGAGGATTTTGTCCAGAGTTCTGGGGAGCATGGAGTCATCATCATGTCTCTCGGGACTTTTGTCAGTGAACTTCCTGGTGACATAACAAATGAGATAGCTGCAGCTTTTGCCAAATTACCTCAGAAAGTCATCTGGAAGCATAAAGGTGAGAGACCAGCCACTTTGGGCAACAACACTTTACTAGTTGACTGGATGCCACAGAATGACCTTTTAGGACATCCTAAGATAAGGCTGTTTGTGGCTCATGGAGGAACAAATGGAGTTCAAGAAGCCATGTATCATGGCGTTCCAGTTGTGGGTCTACCTTTGTTTTTCGACCAATATGACAACCTCCTGcgtctgaaagagagaggagcagctaaGATGTTAACCTTAGCCACAATGGACAAAGACAACAACTTCCTTGAGGCCTTAAAGGAAGTCCTCCATGAACCCTCCTACAGGATGAATGTGCAGAGACTCTCCAGGCTGCACAGAGATCAGCCAATGAAGCCACTGGACCGGGCCCTCTTCTGGATAGAGTTTGTCATGAGACACAAAGGTGCTGCTCACCTGCGTACAGAGTCCTACAGAATGCCTTGGTATTCCTACCACTCTACAGATGTAGTTTTGACTTTGCTGGCTACTGTTATACTGATTTCTTTTCTACCTGTTACATTTTTCAGATTTGTATGTCTTAAGAAAtacttgaaaagaaaaacaaaaaaagaatga